One region of Thunnus albacares chromosome 8, fThuAlb1.1, whole genome shotgun sequence genomic DNA includes:
- the arhgef2 gene encoding rho guanine nucleotide exchange factor 2 isoform X1 — MRRGGRPTGSPLEQTLSFLYKMAAHGQNKEKERLKEREKEARERENRYSNGHLFTSLTVSSTTLCSSCNRSITAKEALSCPACNVTIHNRCRDSLASCAKMKQRQQKLAMVRNSSLQNVAMRTKTPMMKERPSSAIYPSDSLRQSLLGSRRVRSGLSLAKSVSTNNIAGASEDSVGLRRILSQSTESLNFRSRTLSMESLTDDGERWWSPLLEELQEEGSCIQADSWSLAVEPNFLQTLHKDLIKKQDVIYELIQTEFHHVRTLRIMEGVYRRGMLEEVMLEAGVVHTIFPCLDQLLEFHSSFLSELLARRTQGLAEGSSTNFTIRDIGDLLLRQFSGQCADDMKKLYSEFCSRHPKAVKLYKEVFSRDRRLQQFIRHACRGPLLRRHGVQECILLVTQRITKYPVIIQRILDNTKGSEEEVQAVSQALRLLKELISSVDREVLELDRTRRLQEVQARLDPRAQAEVRGGGVFRGGELLRRRLLHEGTLHWKVQGSRLKEVKVLLMSDILVFLQEKDQRFTFASLDKSPVVSLTKLIVRDIANQERGMYLISDSTPPEMYELHASSKDDRRTWMSRIQQAAQSCPSRDEFPLIETEDKALLRRLKADIQQKDREVLELLQERVTLFSDLVEATGRGAEEGDQELSTSSRTSSSSSNRNLFRADTPHAPQAEPLLTTAISEVDKLTELLSGTNIQKSTVTNGNQELSNGDSGSLNGSFELNSGSSKDRNGNQLQQTLNEEVRQRLVNLSTQLHALQAAVIRQDSILELCFRPGPAPSSTPSSAPRLNRSMSRDTGLDAGGEAVLLRRQVELLQDEVTRLRLRGEEAEPGSRRRSNGETGDVIKGEQQVSRRRGSRELEPRPLAPLASQEPDDQLDGVQEGMEEEEEEVVKISPRSDSPRDLQDIPEESECGADPS, encoded by the exons aacAAGGAGAAGGAGCGTCTGAAGGAGCGCGAGAAGGAGGCGAGGGAGCGGGAGAACAGGTACAGCAATGGTCACCTGTTCACCTCCCTGACGGTGTCCTCCACCACACTGTGCTCCTCCTGCAACAGGAGCATCACGGCTAAGGAGGCGCTCAGCTGTCCAG CCTGTAATGTCACCATCCACAACCGCTGCAGAGACAGTCTGGCCAGCTGCGCCAAGATGAAACAGAGA CAACAGAAGCTTGCGATGGTGAGGAACAGTTCTCTGCAGAACGTCGCCATGCGGACAAAGA CTCCGATGATGAAGGAGCGTCCCAGCTCGGCCATCTATCCGTCAGACAGCCTCCGCCAGTCTCTGCTCGGGTCCAGACGGGTTCGCTCCGGCCTCTCGCTCGCCAAGAGCGTCTCCACCAATAACATCGCAGG ggcCAGTGAGGACTCTGTGGGTCTCAGGAGGATTCTGTCTCAGTCCACTGAGTCTCTGAACTTCAGGAGCAGGACTTTGTCCATGGAGTCTCTGACTGATGACG GGGAGAGGTGGTGGAGCCCCctgctggaggagctgcaggaggagggcAGCTGCATTCAGGCCGACAGCTGGAGTCTCGCTGTGGAGCCGAACTTCCTGCAGACGCTTCATAAAGACCTGATCAAAAAACAAGACGTCATCTACG aaTTGATCCAGACGGAGTTCCACCATGTGCGGACGCTGCGGATCATGGAGGGGGTGTACCGGCGGGGGATGCTGGAGGAGGTGATGCTGGAGGCGGGCGTGGTTCACACCATCTTCCCCTGTCTGGACCAGCTGCTGGAGTTCCACTCCAGCTTCCTGTCAGAGCTGCTGGCCAGGAGGACGCAGGGTCTGGCGGAGGGCAGCTCCACCAACTTCACCATCCGCGACATCGGAGACCTGCTGCTCAGACAG ttctcAGGTCAGTGTGCAGACGACATGAAGAAACTTTACTCTGAGTTCTGCAGTCGACACCCGAAAGCTGTGAAACTCTACAAAGAAGTTTTTTCTCGAGACAGAAGACTGCAGCAGTTCATCAGG CATGCCTGCCGCGGCCCGCTGCTACGTCGTCATGGCGTCCAGGAATGCATCCTGCTGGTGACCCAGAGAATTACAAAATACCCCGTCATCATCCAGAGGATCCTTGACAACACCAAAG gCAGCGAGGAGGAGGTGCAGGCTGTGAGCCAGGCTCTGCGCCTCCTGAAGGAGCTGATCAGCTCTGTGGACCGGGAGGTGCTGGAGCTGGACCGGACCAGGAGGCTGCAGGAGGTGCAGGCCCGGCTGGACCCGCGGGCCCAGGCGGAGGTCCGGGGAGGAGGCGTGTTCAGGGGAGGGGAGCTGCTGAGGAGGAGGCTCCTCCACGAGGGAACGCTCCACTGGAAGGTCCAGGGCTCCCGGCTGAAAG AGGTGAAGGTCCTGCTGATGTCAGACATCCTGGTTTTCCTTCAGGAGAAAGACCAGAGGTTCACCTTCGCATCACTA GACAAGTCTCCGGTGGTCTCCCTGACTAAGCTGATCGTCAGAGACATAGCCAATCAGGAGCGAGGGATGTACCTGATCAGTGACTCCACCCCCCCAGAGATGTACGAGCTGCACGCTTCTTCTAAAGACGACCGCAGGACCTGGATGAGCCGGATCCAGCAGGCTGCACAAAG CTGTCCGTCCAGAGACGAGTTTCCTCTCATAGAGACTGAAGACAAAGCTTTACTGCGAAGATTGAAAG ctgaCATCCAGCAGAAGGACAGGGAGGTTCTGGAGCTCCTGCAGGAGCGAGTCACTCTTTTTTCAGACCTGGTGGAGGCGACGGGTAGAGGAGCAGAAGAAGGAGATCAGGAGCTCAGCACCTCCTCCAGgacctcttcctcctcgtccAACAGGAACCTGTTCAGAGCCGACACTCCTCACGCTCCTCAGGCCGAGCCGCTGCTCACCACCGCCATCTCTGAAG tGGACAAACTGACCGAGCTGCTGTCAGGAACCAACATCCAGAAATCTACCGTAACCAACGGCAACCAGGAGCTCAGCA acgGTGACTCTGGTTCACTGAACGGTTCTTTTGAGTTGAACAGCGGCTCTTCGAAG gaccGAAACGGGAACCAGCTGCAGCAAACCTTAAATGAG GAAGTCCGTCAGCGATTGGTCAATCTGAGCACGCAGCTTCACGCCCTGCAG GCTGCTGTGATTCGTCAGGACTCGATCCTAGAGCTGTGTTTCAGGCCCGGCCCCGCCCCCAGCTCCACCCCCAGCTCCGCCCCCCGCCTCAATCGGTCCATGTCGCGGGACACGGGGCTGGACGCCGGCGGGGAGGCGGTGCTACTGAGGCGGCAGGTGGAGCTGCTGCAGGACGAAGTGACACGGCTGCGTCTGAGGGGGGAGGAGGCGGAGccaggcagcaggaggaggagcaacGGAGAAACCGGTGATGTCATCAAGGgggaacag CAGGTGAGCAGGAGGCGTGGCAGCAGGGAGCTGGAGCCCCGCCCCCTCGCCCCATTGGCCAGTCAGGAGCCTGACGACCAATTAGACGGCGTCCAGGAAGGaatggaggaagaagaggaggaagtggtGAAGATCTCTCCTCGCTCTGACAGCCCCAGAG ACCTGCAGGACATCCCGGAGGAGAGCGAGTGTGGAGCAGATCCCAGTTAA
- the arhgef2 gene encoding rho guanine nucleotide exchange factor 2 isoform X2, translating to MRRGGRPTGSPLEQTLSFLYKMAAHGQNKEKERLKEREKEARERENRYSNGHLFTSLTVSSTTLCSSCNRSITAKEALSCPACNVTIHNRCRDSLASCAKMKQRQQKLAMVRNSSLQNVAMRTKTPMMKERPSSAIYPSDSLRQSLLGSRRVRSGLSLAKSVSTNNIAGASEDSVGLRRILSQSTESLNFRSRTLSMESLTDDGERWWSPLLEELQEEGSCIQADSWSLAVEPNFLQTLHKDLIKKQDVIYELIQTEFHHVRTLRIMEGVYRRGMLEEVMLEAGVVHTIFPCLDQLLEFHSSFLSELLARRTQGLAEGSSTNFTIRDIGDLLLRQFSGQCADDMKKLYSEFCSRHPKAVKLYKEVFSRDRRLQQFIRHACRGPLLRRHGVQECILLVTQRITKYPVIIQRILDNTKGSEEEVQAVSQALRLLKELISSVDREVLELDRTRRLQEVQARLDPRAQAEVRGGGVFRGGELLRRRLLHEGTLHWKVQGSRLKEVKVLLMSDILVFLQEKDQRFTFASLDKSPVVSLTKLIVRDIANQERGMYLISDSTPPEMYELHASSKDDRRTWMSRIQQAAQSCPSRDEFPLIETEDKALLRRLKADIQQKDREVLELLQERVTLFSDLVEATGRGAEEGDQELSTSSRTSSSSSNRNLFRADTPHAPQAEPLLTTAISEVDKLTELLSGTNIQKSTVTNGNQELSNGDSGSLNGSFELNSGSSKDRNGNQLQQTLNEEVRQRLVNLSTQLHALQAAVIRQDSILELCFRPGPAPSSTPSSAPRLNRSMSRDTGLDAGGEAVLLRRQVELLQDEVTRLRLRGEEAEPGSRRRSNGETGDVIKGEQVSRRRGSRELEPRPLAPLASQEPDDQLDGVQEGMEEEEEEVVKISPRSDSPRDLQDIPEESECGADPS from the exons aacAAGGAGAAGGAGCGTCTGAAGGAGCGCGAGAAGGAGGCGAGGGAGCGGGAGAACAGGTACAGCAATGGTCACCTGTTCACCTCCCTGACGGTGTCCTCCACCACACTGTGCTCCTCCTGCAACAGGAGCATCACGGCTAAGGAGGCGCTCAGCTGTCCAG CCTGTAATGTCACCATCCACAACCGCTGCAGAGACAGTCTGGCCAGCTGCGCCAAGATGAAACAGAGA CAACAGAAGCTTGCGATGGTGAGGAACAGTTCTCTGCAGAACGTCGCCATGCGGACAAAGA CTCCGATGATGAAGGAGCGTCCCAGCTCGGCCATCTATCCGTCAGACAGCCTCCGCCAGTCTCTGCTCGGGTCCAGACGGGTTCGCTCCGGCCTCTCGCTCGCCAAGAGCGTCTCCACCAATAACATCGCAGG ggcCAGTGAGGACTCTGTGGGTCTCAGGAGGATTCTGTCTCAGTCCACTGAGTCTCTGAACTTCAGGAGCAGGACTTTGTCCATGGAGTCTCTGACTGATGACG GGGAGAGGTGGTGGAGCCCCctgctggaggagctgcaggaggagggcAGCTGCATTCAGGCCGACAGCTGGAGTCTCGCTGTGGAGCCGAACTTCCTGCAGACGCTTCATAAAGACCTGATCAAAAAACAAGACGTCATCTACG aaTTGATCCAGACGGAGTTCCACCATGTGCGGACGCTGCGGATCATGGAGGGGGTGTACCGGCGGGGGATGCTGGAGGAGGTGATGCTGGAGGCGGGCGTGGTTCACACCATCTTCCCCTGTCTGGACCAGCTGCTGGAGTTCCACTCCAGCTTCCTGTCAGAGCTGCTGGCCAGGAGGACGCAGGGTCTGGCGGAGGGCAGCTCCACCAACTTCACCATCCGCGACATCGGAGACCTGCTGCTCAGACAG ttctcAGGTCAGTGTGCAGACGACATGAAGAAACTTTACTCTGAGTTCTGCAGTCGACACCCGAAAGCTGTGAAACTCTACAAAGAAGTTTTTTCTCGAGACAGAAGACTGCAGCAGTTCATCAGG CATGCCTGCCGCGGCCCGCTGCTACGTCGTCATGGCGTCCAGGAATGCATCCTGCTGGTGACCCAGAGAATTACAAAATACCCCGTCATCATCCAGAGGATCCTTGACAACACCAAAG gCAGCGAGGAGGAGGTGCAGGCTGTGAGCCAGGCTCTGCGCCTCCTGAAGGAGCTGATCAGCTCTGTGGACCGGGAGGTGCTGGAGCTGGACCGGACCAGGAGGCTGCAGGAGGTGCAGGCCCGGCTGGACCCGCGGGCCCAGGCGGAGGTCCGGGGAGGAGGCGTGTTCAGGGGAGGGGAGCTGCTGAGGAGGAGGCTCCTCCACGAGGGAACGCTCCACTGGAAGGTCCAGGGCTCCCGGCTGAAAG AGGTGAAGGTCCTGCTGATGTCAGACATCCTGGTTTTCCTTCAGGAGAAAGACCAGAGGTTCACCTTCGCATCACTA GACAAGTCTCCGGTGGTCTCCCTGACTAAGCTGATCGTCAGAGACATAGCCAATCAGGAGCGAGGGATGTACCTGATCAGTGACTCCACCCCCCCAGAGATGTACGAGCTGCACGCTTCTTCTAAAGACGACCGCAGGACCTGGATGAGCCGGATCCAGCAGGCTGCACAAAG CTGTCCGTCCAGAGACGAGTTTCCTCTCATAGAGACTGAAGACAAAGCTTTACTGCGAAGATTGAAAG ctgaCATCCAGCAGAAGGACAGGGAGGTTCTGGAGCTCCTGCAGGAGCGAGTCACTCTTTTTTCAGACCTGGTGGAGGCGACGGGTAGAGGAGCAGAAGAAGGAGATCAGGAGCTCAGCACCTCCTCCAGgacctcttcctcctcgtccAACAGGAACCTGTTCAGAGCCGACACTCCTCACGCTCCTCAGGCCGAGCCGCTGCTCACCACCGCCATCTCTGAAG tGGACAAACTGACCGAGCTGCTGTCAGGAACCAACATCCAGAAATCTACCGTAACCAACGGCAACCAGGAGCTCAGCA acgGTGACTCTGGTTCACTGAACGGTTCTTTTGAGTTGAACAGCGGCTCTTCGAAG gaccGAAACGGGAACCAGCTGCAGCAAACCTTAAATGAG GAAGTCCGTCAGCGATTGGTCAATCTGAGCACGCAGCTTCACGCCCTGCAG GCTGCTGTGATTCGTCAGGACTCGATCCTAGAGCTGTGTTTCAGGCCCGGCCCCGCCCCCAGCTCCACCCCCAGCTCCGCCCCCCGCCTCAATCGGTCCATGTCGCGGGACACGGGGCTGGACGCCGGCGGGGAGGCGGTGCTACTGAGGCGGCAGGTGGAGCTGCTGCAGGACGAAGTGACACGGCTGCGTCTGAGGGGGGAGGAGGCGGAGccaggcagcaggaggaggagcaacGGAGAAACCGGTGATGTCATCAAGGgggaacag GTGAGCAGGAGGCGTGGCAGCAGGGAGCTGGAGCCCCGCCCCCTCGCCCCATTGGCCAGTCAGGAGCCTGACGACCAATTAGACGGCGTCCAGGAAGGaatggaggaagaagaggaggaagtggtGAAGATCTCTCCTCGCTCTGACAGCCCCAGAG ACCTGCAGGACATCCCGGAGGAGAGCGAGTGTGGAGCAGATCCCAGTTAA
- the arhgef2 gene encoding rho guanine nucleotide exchange factor 2 isoform X3: MSRLLESRRQDRMKEINLKNKEKERLKEREKEARERENRYSNGHLFTSLTVSSTTLCSSCNRSITAKEALSCPACNVTIHNRCRDSLASCAKMKQRQQKLAMVRNSSLQNVAMRTKTPMMKERPSSAIYPSDSLRQSLLGSRRVRSGLSLAKSVSTNNIAGASEDSVGLRRILSQSTESLNFRSRTLSMESLTDDGERWWSPLLEELQEEGSCIQADSWSLAVEPNFLQTLHKDLIKKQDVIYELIQTEFHHVRTLRIMEGVYRRGMLEEVMLEAGVVHTIFPCLDQLLEFHSSFLSELLARRTQGLAEGSSTNFTIRDIGDLLLRQFSGQCADDMKKLYSEFCSRHPKAVKLYKEVFSRDRRLQQFIRHACRGPLLRRHGVQECILLVTQRITKYPVIIQRILDNTKGSEEEVQAVSQALRLLKELISSVDREVLELDRTRRLQEVQARLDPRAQAEVRGGGVFRGGELLRRRLLHEGTLHWKVQGSRLKEVKVLLMSDILVFLQEKDQRFTFASLDKSPVVSLTKLIVRDIANQERGMYLISDSTPPEMYELHASSKDDRRTWMSRIQQAAQSCPSRDEFPLIETEDKALLRRLKADIQQKDREVLELLQERVTLFSDLVEATGRGAEEGDQELSTSSRTSSSSSNRNLFRADTPHAPQAEPLLTTAISEVDKLTELLSGTNIQKSTVTNGNQELSNGDSGSLNGSFELNSGSSKDRNGNQLQQTLNEEVRQRLVNLSTQLHALQAAVIRQDSILELCFRPGPAPSSTPSSAPRLNRSMSRDTGLDAGGEAVLLRRQVELLQDEVTRLRLRGEEAEPGSRRRSNGETGDVIKGEQQVSRRRGSRELEPRPLAPLASQEPDDQLDGVQEGMEEEEEEVVKISPRSDSPRDLQDIPEESECGADPS; this comes from the exons aacAAGGAGAAGGAGCGTCTGAAGGAGCGCGAGAAGGAGGCGAGGGAGCGGGAGAACAGGTACAGCAATGGTCACCTGTTCACCTCCCTGACGGTGTCCTCCACCACACTGTGCTCCTCCTGCAACAGGAGCATCACGGCTAAGGAGGCGCTCAGCTGTCCAG CCTGTAATGTCACCATCCACAACCGCTGCAGAGACAGTCTGGCCAGCTGCGCCAAGATGAAACAGAGA CAACAGAAGCTTGCGATGGTGAGGAACAGTTCTCTGCAGAACGTCGCCATGCGGACAAAGA CTCCGATGATGAAGGAGCGTCCCAGCTCGGCCATCTATCCGTCAGACAGCCTCCGCCAGTCTCTGCTCGGGTCCAGACGGGTTCGCTCCGGCCTCTCGCTCGCCAAGAGCGTCTCCACCAATAACATCGCAGG ggcCAGTGAGGACTCTGTGGGTCTCAGGAGGATTCTGTCTCAGTCCACTGAGTCTCTGAACTTCAGGAGCAGGACTTTGTCCATGGAGTCTCTGACTGATGACG GGGAGAGGTGGTGGAGCCCCctgctggaggagctgcaggaggagggcAGCTGCATTCAGGCCGACAGCTGGAGTCTCGCTGTGGAGCCGAACTTCCTGCAGACGCTTCATAAAGACCTGATCAAAAAACAAGACGTCATCTACG aaTTGATCCAGACGGAGTTCCACCATGTGCGGACGCTGCGGATCATGGAGGGGGTGTACCGGCGGGGGATGCTGGAGGAGGTGATGCTGGAGGCGGGCGTGGTTCACACCATCTTCCCCTGTCTGGACCAGCTGCTGGAGTTCCACTCCAGCTTCCTGTCAGAGCTGCTGGCCAGGAGGACGCAGGGTCTGGCGGAGGGCAGCTCCACCAACTTCACCATCCGCGACATCGGAGACCTGCTGCTCAGACAG ttctcAGGTCAGTGTGCAGACGACATGAAGAAACTTTACTCTGAGTTCTGCAGTCGACACCCGAAAGCTGTGAAACTCTACAAAGAAGTTTTTTCTCGAGACAGAAGACTGCAGCAGTTCATCAGG CATGCCTGCCGCGGCCCGCTGCTACGTCGTCATGGCGTCCAGGAATGCATCCTGCTGGTGACCCAGAGAATTACAAAATACCCCGTCATCATCCAGAGGATCCTTGACAACACCAAAG gCAGCGAGGAGGAGGTGCAGGCTGTGAGCCAGGCTCTGCGCCTCCTGAAGGAGCTGATCAGCTCTGTGGACCGGGAGGTGCTGGAGCTGGACCGGACCAGGAGGCTGCAGGAGGTGCAGGCCCGGCTGGACCCGCGGGCCCAGGCGGAGGTCCGGGGAGGAGGCGTGTTCAGGGGAGGGGAGCTGCTGAGGAGGAGGCTCCTCCACGAGGGAACGCTCCACTGGAAGGTCCAGGGCTCCCGGCTGAAAG AGGTGAAGGTCCTGCTGATGTCAGACATCCTGGTTTTCCTTCAGGAGAAAGACCAGAGGTTCACCTTCGCATCACTA GACAAGTCTCCGGTGGTCTCCCTGACTAAGCTGATCGTCAGAGACATAGCCAATCAGGAGCGAGGGATGTACCTGATCAGTGACTCCACCCCCCCAGAGATGTACGAGCTGCACGCTTCTTCTAAAGACGACCGCAGGACCTGGATGAGCCGGATCCAGCAGGCTGCACAAAG CTGTCCGTCCAGAGACGAGTTTCCTCTCATAGAGACTGAAGACAAAGCTTTACTGCGAAGATTGAAAG ctgaCATCCAGCAGAAGGACAGGGAGGTTCTGGAGCTCCTGCAGGAGCGAGTCACTCTTTTTTCAGACCTGGTGGAGGCGACGGGTAGAGGAGCAGAAGAAGGAGATCAGGAGCTCAGCACCTCCTCCAGgacctcttcctcctcgtccAACAGGAACCTGTTCAGAGCCGACACTCCTCACGCTCCTCAGGCCGAGCCGCTGCTCACCACCGCCATCTCTGAAG tGGACAAACTGACCGAGCTGCTGTCAGGAACCAACATCCAGAAATCTACCGTAACCAACGGCAACCAGGAGCTCAGCA acgGTGACTCTGGTTCACTGAACGGTTCTTTTGAGTTGAACAGCGGCTCTTCGAAG gaccGAAACGGGAACCAGCTGCAGCAAACCTTAAATGAG GAAGTCCGTCAGCGATTGGTCAATCTGAGCACGCAGCTTCACGCCCTGCAG GCTGCTGTGATTCGTCAGGACTCGATCCTAGAGCTGTGTTTCAGGCCCGGCCCCGCCCCCAGCTCCACCCCCAGCTCCGCCCCCCGCCTCAATCGGTCCATGTCGCGGGACACGGGGCTGGACGCCGGCGGGGAGGCGGTGCTACTGAGGCGGCAGGTGGAGCTGCTGCAGGACGAAGTGACACGGCTGCGTCTGAGGGGGGAGGAGGCGGAGccaggcagcaggaggaggagcaacGGAGAAACCGGTGATGTCATCAAGGgggaacag CAGGTGAGCAGGAGGCGTGGCAGCAGGGAGCTGGAGCCCCGCCCCCTCGCCCCATTGGCCAGTCAGGAGCCTGACGACCAATTAGACGGCGTCCAGGAAGGaatggaggaagaagaggaggaagtggtGAAGATCTCTCCTCGCTCTGACAGCCCCAGAG ACCTGCAGGACATCCCGGAGGAGAGCGAGTGTGGAGCAGATCCCAGTTAA